In a genomic window of Orcinus orca chromosome 12, mOrcOrc1.1, whole genome shotgun sequence:
- the OGFRL1 gene encoding opioid growth factor receptor-like protein 1 isoform X6 codes for MQEADSTEVSAKPKRSFYAARDLYKYRHQYPNFKDIRYQNDLSNLRFYKNKIPFKPDGVYIEEVLSKWKGDYEKLEYSHTYIQWLFPLREQGLNFYAKELTTYEIEEFKKTKEAIRRFLLAYKMMLEFFGIKLIDKTGNVARAVNWQERFQHLNESQHNYLRITRILKSLGELGYESFKSPLVKFILHEALVENTIPNIKQSALEYFVYTIRDRRERRRLLRFAQKHYTPSENFIWGPPRREQPEGSKAPKTPAPPTSGHHSQTSMHKKPKDSKNPSAAGRVNSKAAEDKKVTPREPEEETDWPSSEAGSEAAGSGDPEREGDADNSSPQPEETIAHALEKKESASPSEKDEERENRNKDCESPGETGSHDDALLQ; via the exons gaGGCTGATTCCACTGAAGTATCTGCCAAACCAAAGAGAAGTTTTTATGCTGCGAGGGATTTGTACAAATACCGACACCAGTACCCA AACTTCAAAGATATCCGATATCAAAATGACTTGAGCAACCTTCgtttttataagaataaaattccatttaagCCTGATG GTGTTTACATTGAAGAAGTTCTCAGTAAGTGGAAAGGAGATTACGAGAAGCTGGAATACAGCCACACCTACATCCAATG GCTTTTCCCCCTGAGAGAACAAGGCTTGAACTTTTACGCTAAAGAACTAACTACGTATGAAATTGAG gaattcaagaaaacaaaagaggccATTAGAAGATTCCTCTTGGCTTATAAAATGATGCTGGAATTTTTTGGAATAAAACTGATAGATAAAACTGGAAATGTCGCTCGGGCTGTTAACTGGCAGGAAAGGTTTCAGCACCTGAATGA GTCTCAGCACAACTATTTAAGGATCACTCGCATTCTGAAAAGCCTCGGCGAGCTTGGATATGAAAGTTTTAAATCTCCTCTTGTAAAATTTATCCTTCATGAGGCTCTTGTGGAAAATACCATCCCCAATATTAAACAGAGCGCACTGGAGTATTTCGTGTACACAATTAGAGacagaagggaaaggagaagacTCCTGCGCTTCGCCCAGAAACATTACACGCCCTCGGAGAATTTTATCTGGGGACCACCCAGGAGGGAACAGCCCGAGGGCAGCAAAGCCCCGAagacccccgccccgcccacctcGGGGCATCACAGCCAGACGTCTATGCACAAAAAACCCAAGGACTCCAAAAATCCCTCTGCAGCTGGGCGTGTAAATAGCAAAGCTGCCGAAGACAAAAAAGTGACACCTAGGGAGCCGGAGGAGGAGACAGACTGGCCCAGCTCAGAGGCCGGCAGCGAGGCTGCCGGGTCaggagacccagagagagagggTGATGCCGACAATTCCAGTCCTCAACCAGAAGAGACAATTGCGCATGCGCTGGAGAAAAAGGAGAGTGCGTCTCCCTCTGAAAAAGATGAAGAGCGTGAAAACCGTAACAAGGACTGTGAGAGTCCCGGAGAGACAGGTTCCCACGATGACGCACTCTTACAGTGA
- the OGFRL1 gene encoding opioid growth factor receptor-like protein 1 isoform X5, whose translation MQEADSTEVSAKPKRSFYAARDLYKYRHQYPQNFKDIRYQNDLSNLRFYKNKIPFKPDGVYIEEVLSKWKGDYEKLEYSHTYIQWLFPLREQGLNFYAKELTTYEIEEFKKTKEAIRRFLLAYKMMLEFFGIKLIDKTGNVARAVNWQERFQHLNESQHNYLRITRILKSLGELGYESFKSPLVKFILHEALVENTIPNIKQSALEYFVYTIRDRRERRRLLRFAQKHYTPSENFIWGPPRREQPEGSKAPKTPAPPTSGHHSQTSMHKKPKDSKNPSAAGRVNSKAAEDKKVTPREPEEETDWPSSEAGSEAAGSGDPEREGDADNSSPQPEETIAHALEKKESASPSEKDEERENRNKDCESPGETGSHDDALLQ comes from the exons gaGGCTGATTCCACTGAAGTATCTGCCAAACCAAAGAGAAGTTTTTATGCTGCGAGGGATTTGTACAAATACCGACACCAGTACCCA cagAACTTCAAAGATATCCGATATCAAAATGACTTGAGCAACCTTCgtttttataagaataaaattccatttaagCCTGATG GTGTTTACATTGAAGAAGTTCTCAGTAAGTGGAAAGGAGATTACGAGAAGCTGGAATACAGCCACACCTACATCCAATG GCTTTTCCCCCTGAGAGAACAAGGCTTGAACTTTTACGCTAAAGAACTAACTACGTATGAAATTGAG gaattcaagaaaacaaaagaggccATTAGAAGATTCCTCTTGGCTTATAAAATGATGCTGGAATTTTTTGGAATAAAACTGATAGATAAAACTGGAAATGTCGCTCGGGCTGTTAACTGGCAGGAAAGGTTTCAGCACCTGAATGA GTCTCAGCACAACTATTTAAGGATCACTCGCATTCTGAAAAGCCTCGGCGAGCTTGGATATGAAAGTTTTAAATCTCCTCTTGTAAAATTTATCCTTCATGAGGCTCTTGTGGAAAATACCATCCCCAATATTAAACAGAGCGCACTGGAGTATTTCGTGTACACAATTAGAGacagaagggaaaggagaagacTCCTGCGCTTCGCCCAGAAACATTACACGCCCTCGGAGAATTTTATCTGGGGACCACCCAGGAGGGAACAGCCCGAGGGCAGCAAAGCCCCGAagacccccgccccgcccacctcGGGGCATCACAGCCAGACGTCTATGCACAAAAAACCCAAGGACTCCAAAAATCCCTCTGCAGCTGGGCGTGTAAATAGCAAAGCTGCCGAAGACAAAAAAGTGACACCTAGGGAGCCGGAGGAGGAGACAGACTGGCCCAGCTCAGAGGCCGGCAGCGAGGCTGCCGGGTCaggagacccagagagagagggTGATGCCGACAATTCCAGTCCTCAACCAGAAGAGACAATTGCGCATGCGCTGGAGAAAAAGGAGAGTGCGTCTCCCTCTGAAAAAGATGAAGAGCGTGAAAACCGTAACAAGGACTGTGAGAGTCCCGGAGAGACAGGTTCCCACGATGACGCACTCTTACAGTGA
- the OGFRL1 gene encoding opioid growth factor receptor-like protein 1 isoform X4, whose protein sequence is MEALLTACQEADSTEVSAKPKRSFYAARDLYKYRHQYPNFKDIRYQNDLSNLRFYKNKIPFKPDGVYIEEVLSKWKGDYEKLEYSHTYIQWLFPLREQGLNFYAKELTTYEIEEFKKTKEAIRRFLLAYKMMLEFFGIKLIDKTGNVARAVNWQERFQHLNESQHNYLRITRILKSLGELGYESFKSPLVKFILHEALVENTIPNIKQSALEYFVYTIRDRRERRRLLRFAQKHYTPSENFIWGPPRREQPEGSKAPKTPAPPTSGHHSQTSMHKKPKDSKNPSAAGRVNSKAAEDKKVTPREPEEETDWPSSEAGSEAAGSGDPEREGDADNSSPQPEETIAHALEKKESASPSEKDEERENRNKDCESPGETGSHDDALLQ, encoded by the exons gaGGCTGATTCCACTGAAGTATCTGCCAAACCAAAGAGAAGTTTTTATGCTGCGAGGGATTTGTACAAATACCGACACCAGTACCCA AACTTCAAAGATATCCGATATCAAAATGACTTGAGCAACCTTCgtttttataagaataaaattccatttaagCCTGATG GTGTTTACATTGAAGAAGTTCTCAGTAAGTGGAAAGGAGATTACGAGAAGCTGGAATACAGCCACACCTACATCCAATG GCTTTTCCCCCTGAGAGAACAAGGCTTGAACTTTTACGCTAAAGAACTAACTACGTATGAAATTGAG gaattcaagaaaacaaaagaggccATTAGAAGATTCCTCTTGGCTTATAAAATGATGCTGGAATTTTTTGGAATAAAACTGATAGATAAAACTGGAAATGTCGCTCGGGCTGTTAACTGGCAGGAAAGGTTTCAGCACCTGAATGA GTCTCAGCACAACTATTTAAGGATCACTCGCATTCTGAAAAGCCTCGGCGAGCTTGGATATGAAAGTTTTAAATCTCCTCTTGTAAAATTTATCCTTCATGAGGCTCTTGTGGAAAATACCATCCCCAATATTAAACAGAGCGCACTGGAGTATTTCGTGTACACAATTAGAGacagaagggaaaggagaagacTCCTGCGCTTCGCCCAGAAACATTACACGCCCTCGGAGAATTTTATCTGGGGACCACCCAGGAGGGAACAGCCCGAGGGCAGCAAAGCCCCGAagacccccgccccgcccacctcGGGGCATCACAGCCAGACGTCTATGCACAAAAAACCCAAGGACTCCAAAAATCCCTCTGCAGCTGGGCGTGTAAATAGCAAAGCTGCCGAAGACAAAAAAGTGACACCTAGGGAGCCGGAGGAGGAGACAGACTGGCCCAGCTCAGAGGCCGGCAGCGAGGCTGCCGGGTCaggagacccagagagagagggTGATGCCGACAATTCCAGTCCTCAACCAGAAGAGACAATTGCGCATGCGCTGGAGAAAAAGGAGAGTGCGTCTCCCTCTGAAAAAGATGAAGAGCGTGAAAACCGTAACAAGGACTGTGAGAGTCCCGGAGAGACAGGTTCCCACGATGACGCACTCTTACAGTGA
- the OGFRL1 gene encoding opioid growth factor receptor-like protein 1 isoform X3 codes for MEALLTACQEADSTEVSAKPKRSFYAARDLYKYRHQYPQNFKDIRYQNDLSNLRFYKNKIPFKPDGVYIEEVLSKWKGDYEKLEYSHTYIQWLFPLREQGLNFYAKELTTYEIEEFKKTKEAIRRFLLAYKMMLEFFGIKLIDKTGNVARAVNWQERFQHLNESQHNYLRITRILKSLGELGYESFKSPLVKFILHEALVENTIPNIKQSALEYFVYTIRDRRERRRLLRFAQKHYTPSENFIWGPPRREQPEGSKAPKTPAPPTSGHHSQTSMHKKPKDSKNPSAAGRVNSKAAEDKKVTPREPEEETDWPSSEAGSEAAGSGDPEREGDADNSSPQPEETIAHALEKKESASPSEKDEERENRNKDCESPGETGSHDDALLQ; via the exons gaGGCTGATTCCACTGAAGTATCTGCCAAACCAAAGAGAAGTTTTTATGCTGCGAGGGATTTGTACAAATACCGACACCAGTACCCA cagAACTTCAAAGATATCCGATATCAAAATGACTTGAGCAACCTTCgtttttataagaataaaattccatttaagCCTGATG GTGTTTACATTGAAGAAGTTCTCAGTAAGTGGAAAGGAGATTACGAGAAGCTGGAATACAGCCACACCTACATCCAATG GCTTTTCCCCCTGAGAGAACAAGGCTTGAACTTTTACGCTAAAGAACTAACTACGTATGAAATTGAG gaattcaagaaaacaaaagaggccATTAGAAGATTCCTCTTGGCTTATAAAATGATGCTGGAATTTTTTGGAATAAAACTGATAGATAAAACTGGAAATGTCGCTCGGGCTGTTAACTGGCAGGAAAGGTTTCAGCACCTGAATGA GTCTCAGCACAACTATTTAAGGATCACTCGCATTCTGAAAAGCCTCGGCGAGCTTGGATATGAAAGTTTTAAATCTCCTCTTGTAAAATTTATCCTTCATGAGGCTCTTGTGGAAAATACCATCCCCAATATTAAACAGAGCGCACTGGAGTATTTCGTGTACACAATTAGAGacagaagggaaaggagaagacTCCTGCGCTTCGCCCAGAAACATTACACGCCCTCGGAGAATTTTATCTGGGGACCACCCAGGAGGGAACAGCCCGAGGGCAGCAAAGCCCCGAagacccccgccccgcccacctcGGGGCATCACAGCCAGACGTCTATGCACAAAAAACCCAAGGACTCCAAAAATCCCTCTGCAGCTGGGCGTGTAAATAGCAAAGCTGCCGAAGACAAAAAAGTGACACCTAGGGAGCCGGAGGAGGAGACAGACTGGCCCAGCTCAGAGGCCGGCAGCGAGGCTGCCGGGTCaggagacccagagagagagggTGATGCCGACAATTCCAGTCCTCAACCAGAAGAGACAATTGCGCATGCGCTGGAGAAAAAGGAGAGTGCGTCTCCCTCTGAAAAAGATGAAGAGCGTGAAAACCGTAACAAGGACTGTGAGAGTCCCGGAGAGACAGGTTCCCACGATGACGCACTCTTACAGTGA